From the genome of Plasmodium malariae genome assembly, chromosome: 9, one region includes:
- the PmUG01_09049300 gene encoding conserved Plasmodium protein, unknown function: MNAETEVSKIENILDKILPEKDLNLVTIKSVRKDVADHLNVDESYFSENKEKKDLLKNILKEKLLKLYNEQKEEETTDEVSDKREKTKKTENTYNVEDIKKKESEKNIKKNDKEYEDEYSNDTVNYNSTKEKGKKRREINSDDDNKILKKKRKRKVEDQREQEEEDEDDGETENKKNKSNNDSKIRSDDDDSISKKQKEKKKKRASGNDKEKSVQTVKKEKLRKIVLDLKIGPTIFKDLNKQDEEEYNKKLQERIITYCEKKEICSENGRLPNPAEIHEYRKKIKLKEELDGIDPSNIIDSSTRPRRRNENMYISKAFSGLEEEEDDEEDEEEENEGDDSDSNNTKKEKKLKNKNSKKGVDDEDDADDEDDEDDEDGEDGEDDEEEDDEEEDDEEEDDEEEDYEDEDDDD; this comes from the exons ATGA ATGCTGAAACTGAAGTATCAAAAATAGAAAACATActtgataaaatattaccTGAGAAGGATTTGAACTTAGTAACAATAAAGAGTGTAAGAAAAGATGTAGCTGATCATTTAAATGTAGATGAATCATATTTTTCggaaaataaggaaaagaaGGATTTacttaagaatattttaaaagagaaacttttaaaattatataacgaACAGAAGGAGGAAGAAACTACTGATGAAGTATCAGATAAGAGAGAGAAGACCAAGAAGAcagaaaatacatataacgttgaggatataaaaaagaaggaatccgaaaaaaatataaaaaaaaatgataaggaATATGAAGATGAATACTCCAATGATACTGTTAATTATAACTCGACCAAAGAAAAGGGCAAAAAAAGGAGGGAAATAAACTCGGACGATGATAATAAGATAttgaaaaagaagagaaaaaggAAAGTAGAGGACCAAAGGGAACAGGAAGAGGAAGACGAAGATGATGGGGAAacagaaaataagaaaaataaaagtaacaaCGATTCGAAAATACGTAGTGATGATGATGACAGTATttcaaaaaaacaaaaagaaaaaaaaaaaaaaagggcaaGTGGaaatgataaagaaaaaagtgtACAAACAGTTAAAAAGGagaaattaagaaaaattgttttaGATCTTAAGATAGGACCAACTATTTTCAAAGATTTAAACAAACAAGATGaagaagaatataataagaaattgCAAGAGCGAATAATTACATattgtgaaaaaaaagaaatatgttcGGAAAATGGAAGACTACCAAATCCTGCAGAAATACACGAGTACAggaagaaaattaaattaaaagaagagCTAGATGGTATTGATCCGTCAAATATAATAGATTCAAGCACAAGGCCGAGGAGGAGAAAcgaaaatatgtacatatctAAGGCTTTTTCAGGATTGGAAGAGGAGGAAGACGATGAGGAAGACGAAGAAGAGGAAAATGAAGGGGATGACAGTGATAGTAATAATacgaaaaaagagaaaaaattaaaaaataagaacagTAAAAAGGGGGTGGATGACGAGGATGATGCGGATGATGAGGATGATGAGGATGACGAAGATGGCGAAGATGGCGAAGATGACGAAGAGGAGGATGACGAAGAGGAGGATGACGAAGAGGAGGATGATGAAGAGGAGGATTACGAAGATGAGGATGATGATGACTAA
- the PmUG01_09049400 gene encoding P-loop containing nucleoside triphosphate hydrolase, putative — MANKGGEGINIDCTCLDLFEEPTKTYYFYDCAILKKCIQNGALKESESVCIYGKENCGKTLLLTEIVADLTAVKELKGMNSKVVFLDCDLSFNYKNYENMIYNKFDKYISNSYKRNDHTSNSYVSNNRMSNNPNVNIINTNNKLKKENLKKIYLEKSFSNIYYMPIFNPGHLLVILNTLKILLEKKVFIEALFFDSLSFWNFCKYDKINFFSDKNYVKRNSFELLDYVFTLILNLKKKYKFLFFYTKLCNEDRFIEYIINLSINEKHGEQIKNVEKKQEKQVAGEKVNTLKQVFFLIPHNFNDILKTHIFLKKDFATNNYLMEKPFFIFLIPNEKKQFTHINKNSNFTNLNFLLCLSSEMKDKDKDSYSKFFFMITNSHTIVPL; from the coding sequence atGGCAAATAAGGGTGGAGAAGGTATCAACATAGACTGCACATGTTTAGATCTATTTGAAGAGCCTACGAAAACCTACTATTTTTATGACTGTgctatattaaaaaaatgcatacaaAATGGGGCCTTAAAAGAGTCTGAgagtgtgtgtatatatggaaaagaaaattgCGGTAAGACTTTACTTCTAACAGAAATAGTAGCTGATCTTACGGCTGTAAAAGAGCTTAAAGGAATGAATTCTAAAGTTGTTTTTTTAGACTGTGACTTAAGTTTtaactataaaaattatgaaaacatgatatataataaattcgATAAGTACATAAGTAATAGCTATAAAAGGAATGACCACACGAGTAATAGCTACGTAAGTAATAACCGCATGAGTAATAACCCTAACgtgaatattattaacacgaataataaacttaaaaaggaaaatttaaaaaaaatatatttagaaaaatctttttcgaatatttattatatgccCATATTTAACCCAGGTCATCTTTTAGTTATTTTGAACACactgaaaattttattagaaaaaaaggtatttattgaagcattattttttgattcCTTATCTTTTTGGAATTTCtgtaaatatgataaaataaatttcttttcaGATAAGAATTATGTGAAAAGAAACTCTTTCGAGTTATTGGATTATGTTTTTActcttattttaaatttaaaaaaaaagtataaatttttatttttttacacaaAATTATGTAATGAAGACAGATTTATAGAATATATCATCAACTTGTCTATTAACGAAAAACATGGGGAACAAATAAAGAATGTCGAAAAAAAGCAAGAAAAACAAGTAGCTGGTGAAAAAGTAAATACATTAAaacaagtattttttttaataccacataattttaatgatatattaaaaacacatatatttttgaaaaaagattTTGCAacgaataattatttaatggaaaaacctttttttatttttttaataccaAATGAAAAGAAGCAATTCACACACATCAACAAGAATAgtaattttacaaatttgaattttttattatgtttatcaTCTGAAATGAAAGACAAAGATAAAGATTCCTATTccaagtttttttttatgataactAATTCACACACGATTGTCCCTTTGTAA
- the PmUG01_09049500 gene encoding conserved Plasmodium protein, unknown function, which translates to MESSEIQHLKSTQNNGKEQNMCQQDGHITSLQDSYNESANTTGKTNPLEGYYTVTHEDDKSMDANNIPYIIPDMTESGMPIDPTTMQAAAAINQSLMYQNHGLPADYPYQMFNGMNGMNGMNGIYGGIPQYYGGMNVPMNPYYDPYGIINPLSCASQNLEKAKKRSKKFYCC; encoded by the exons ATGGAATCTTCGGAGATACAACATTTAAAATCTACACAAAATAATGGAAAGGAACAAAATATGTGTCAACAAGATGGGCATATAACTTCATTACAAGACAGTTATAACGAATCTGCAAATACTACAGGAAAAACGAATCCTTTAGAGGGATACTATACAGTAACACATGAAGATGACAAATCGATGGATGCAAATAATATACCATATATAATACCCGATATGACCGAATCTGGAATGCCCATAGATCCAACAACTATGCAAGCAGCTGCAGCTATAAATCAAAGTTTAATGTATCAAAATCATGGACTCCCCGCAGATTACCCC TATCAAATGTTTAACGGAATGAACGGAATGAACGGAATGAATGGAATATATGGGGGAATTCCTCAGTATTATGGGGGAATGAATGTACCGATGAATCCCTATTATGACCCTTATGGAATTATAAATCCTTTATCTTGTGCTTCCCAAAATTTAGAGAAAGccaaaaaaagaagcaaaaaattttactgcTGTTGA